One part of the Desulfonema ishimotonii genome encodes these proteins:
- the rtcA gene encoding RNA 3'-terminal phosphate cyclase, whose amino-acid sequence MITIDGSYGEGGGQILRTALALSLVTGKPFEITKIRAGRRKPGLMQQHLTALNAARRIGDAEVDGNTIGSAAFRFIPKSVRPGSYHFSVGTAGSCTLVLQAILPALLTADGPSRIDLEGGTHNPFAPPFDFLEKAFLPLICRMGPTVSAQLGQPGFYPAGGGRFSIMIRPVKRLKRLDLLTRGAIRKRTARAIVAKLPGHIAARELKVVRESLSWPETCLQTEAVPLSRSPGNVLIIEVESEHITEVFTGFGQRGVPAERVAAGTVREVRDYLAADVPAGRHLADQLLLPLSLAGGGRFRTLKPTRHTETNAQIIQQFLDVETKMSRMKRDVWEISVAR is encoded by the coding sequence ATGATAACCATTGACGGATCATATGGTGAAGGCGGCGGCCAGATTCTGCGAACCGCTCTGGCACTTTCCCTGGTCACGGGAAAGCCTTTTGAAATCACAAAAATCCGGGCCGGACGCCGAAAACCAGGCCTGATGCAGCAGCATCTGACCGCCCTGAACGCGGCCCGGCGCATCGGAGACGCCGAGGTTGACGGCAACACAATCGGCTCGGCAGCGTTCCGGTTTATCCCGAAATCGGTGAGGCCGGGATCATACCACTTTTCAGTCGGCACCGCCGGAAGCTGCACACTGGTTCTCCAGGCGATTTTACCGGCACTGCTCACCGCAGACGGCCCCTCCCGCATCGACCTGGAAGGGGGCACTCACAACCCCTTTGCGCCCCCGTTTGATTTTCTGGAAAAGGCGTTTCTCCCTCTGATCTGCCGTATGGGGCCGACCGTATCGGCACAGCTCGGACAGCCGGGATTCTATCCGGCGGGCGGGGGCCGCTTCAGCATAATGATCCGGCCCGTTAAGCGACTGAAGCGGCTGGACCTCCTGACGCGGGGCGCGATCCGAAAACGCACAGCGCGGGCCATCGTCGCAAAGCTGCCCGGCCATATTGCCGCCCGTGAGCTGAAAGTGGTGCGGGAAAGCCTGTCATGGCCGGAAACATGTCTGCAAACAGAAGCGGTTCCCCTGTCTCGAAGTCCGGGAAATGTGCTGATCATCGAGGTGGAAAGCGAGCATATCACCGAAGTTTTTACCGGATTCGGACAGCGCGGCGTACCGGCGGAACGGGTTGCCGCCGGGACAGTCCGGGAGGTCCGGGATTATCTGGCTGCGGATGTGCCCGCAGGCCGCCATCTGGCGGACCAGCTTCTGCTCCCGCTGTCCCTTGCGGGCGGAGGGCGGTTCCGCACATTGAAACCAACCCGCCACACTGAAACCAACGCGCAAATCATACAGCAGTTTCTGGATGTGGAAACAAAAATGAGCCGGATGAAGCGTGATGTCTGGGAGATCAGCGTTGCGCGTTAG
- a CDS encoding DMT family transporter gives MRWVLLSIAIFSEICGSTCMKLSNGFSNLYASILTFVFYGISFSIFIFALKHFDLSFVYALWAGIGILLVSVIGMTYFKESVSIMKIISILIIVVGVIMLNFSENLSNP, from the coding sequence ATGCGTTGGGTGCTTCTGTCAATAGCCATTTTCTCAGAGATCTGTGGATCAACCTGTATGAAACTATCAAACGGGTTCTCAAATTTATATGCTTCAATTTTAACATTTGTTTTTTATGGTATTTCTTTCAGCATATTTATTTTTGCTCTTAAACATTTTGATTTGAGCTTCGTATATGCTCTTTGGGCTGGCATAGGAATCTTATTAGTCTCAGTAATAGGCATGACCTATTTTAAAGAATCCGTCAGTATAATGAAAATTATTTCAATTCTAATAATTGTTGTCGGAGTTATAATGCTAAATTTTAGTGAGAATCTATCGAATCCATAG
- a CDS encoding ABC transporter substrate-binding protein: MKRIGFQSIFLVAAMIVAGVTGAFAEEKVLINGIDANYPPFSFIDATGKPDGLDVKAAEWIAKEMGFKVKHQPTDWAAIIPSLKAGKIDFIASGMSVTPERKKEVNFTQSYHKTIMMLAVRKDSKLTVEECLNGDPKFNWGVQRGTSEAKWVEENLVKKGKKFILQQYDSAPLAMEDLANGRLQCAVASEISAQEAIDKGIPVKTIGRYGQPDDETAYAVRKEDTDLLKMLNEGLTKLMATPYWKELNEKYKVK, from the coding sequence ATGAAAAGAATAGGATTTCAGAGTATTTTTCTGGTGGCCGCAATGATCGTGGCCGGAGTTACCGGGGCATTTGCGGAAGAAAAGGTACTTATCAACGGTATTGACGCCAATTACCCGCCCTTCAGCTTTATCGACGCCACCGGCAAGCCGGACGGCCTGGATGTCAAGGCCGCGGAGTGGATCGCCAAGGAGATGGGCTTCAAAGTGAAGCATCAGCCCACGGACTGGGCGGCCATCATTCCCAGCTTAAAGGCCGGAAAGATCGACTTTATCGCATCGGGCATGAGCGTGACCCCGGAGCGGAAAAAAGAGGTGAACTTTACCCAGTCCTATCACAAAACCATCATGATGCTGGCCGTCAGAAAAGATTCCAAGCTGACCGTGGAAGAGTGCCTGAACGGCGATCCCAAATTCAACTGGGGCGTTCAGCGCGGCACGTCCGAGGCCAAATGGGTTGAGGAGAACCTGGTCAAAAAGGGTAAAAAGTTCATCCTGCAGCAGTATGATTCCGCCCCGCTGGCCATGGAAGACCTTGCCAACGGACGTCTCCAGTGTGCGGTCGCCTCTGAAATCTCCGCCCAGGAGGCCATCGACAAGGGGATTCCGGTCAAGACCATCGGGCGCTACGGGCAGCCGGATGACGAGACCGCCTATGCGGTGCGCAAGGAGGACACGGACCTGCTTAAAATGCTCAACGAGGGGCTGACAAAACTCATGGCAACGCCCTACTGGAAAGAGCTGAACGAGAAATACAAGGTGAAATAA